A region from the Aegilops tauschii subsp. strangulata cultivar AL8/78 chromosome 5, Aet v6.0, whole genome shotgun sequence genome encodes:
- the LOC109742266 gene encoding histone-lysine N-methyltransferase TRX1 isoform X2: MLAPALSPPKRFGDASPTPNGNLPPSLNPPAIPKSPKALGRAALEERHPKPYPPAMVIAVEGSFVHQDEGEDGDHPMRYLPLGRVYSSTAPCPPPKKPRSSASAAAGGKPPVIVYYRRRRKKPRLEEPRPSSPATAPRQPEEEEEEEEEEEALGRGSRRKRPLKHELLSLGSAPPALGADRDGEELLGRRQPRRRGGVQKESTSAPRRRRRRSSQLEAASPSEKRWVELEIQGADPQAFVGLVCKVFWPLDDDWYKGSITAYTELTKKHSVKYDDGEAEDLTLANERIQFSISSEEMKSLNLKFGTSNLDKKGYDELLALAVSFHDYQGLDPDDLVWAKITGHAMWPAVIVDESNVHASRALKPIRLDQSILVQFFGTHDFARIKLKQAVPFLNGLLSSLHLKCKQARFSRGLEEAKEFLLTQQLPENMLQLRKSIENDGSDVNGQDDAIGSCDNLSEERAEENGEDAEMTQIELGNLRVSNLGRIVSDSDHFHNKMHIWPEGYTAFRKFASVKDPHLVTSYKMEVLRNSDIKARPLFRVISEDGLQIDGSTPNACWKEIYCRIKQKQCNVASELEGNVCQRSGSDMFGFSNPQIRQLIQELPNARSCLKYFENGGDTLRGYRAVHVNWKDLDFCSVCDMDEEYEDNLFLQCDKCRMMVHARCYGELEPLNGVLWLCNLCRPGAPRVSPRCCLCPVTGGAMKPTTDGRWAHLACAIWIPETCLKDVKRMEPIDGLSKINKDRWKLLCSICTVAYGACIQCSHPTCRVAYHPLCARAADLCVEVNYFYEDEDPCIRLLSYCKKHRQPSTERPSLESNLGNPAQLVQTDAASSSGCARTEPYNFHRRRGQQQPQVTATASVKRLYVENMPYIVSGYCQNKVGCDTSCEPIQSVALLDAASQEASVNVSSMAEKYKSMKATFRKRLAFGKSRIHGFGVFAKVAHKAGDMMIEYIGELVRPPISDLRERRIYNSLVGAGTYMFRIDDERVIDATRAGSIAHLINHSCEPNCYSRVISVLGDEHIIIFAKRDIDPWEELTYDYRFVSNEQRLPCYCGFPKCRGVVNDVEAEVQSTKIRVTRSELFQQKD; the protein is encoded by the exons aTGCTAGCTCCCGCGCTGAGCCCCCCCAAAAGATTTGGCGACGCGTCGCCCACCCCAAACGGGAACCTCCCCCCCTCACTGAACCCCCCTGCAATCCCCAAATCCCCGAAAGCCCTAGGGCGTGCAGCGCTGGAGGAGCGGCACCCGAaaccctacccgccggccatggtGATCGCCGTGGAGGGGAGCTTCGTGCACCAGGACGAGGGGGAGGACGGGGACCACCCCATGCGCTACCTCCCCCTCGGCCGCGTCTACTCCTCCACCGCCCCCTGCCCGCCCCCCAAGAAGCCCCgcagctccgcctccgccgccgcgggcGGCAAGCCGCCCGTGATCGTCTACTACCGCCGTCGCCGCAAGAAGCCGCGGCTCGAGGAGCCACGGCCGTCCTCGCCCGCCACTGCGCCGCggcagccggaggaggaggaggaggaggaggaggaggaggaggcgctggGCAGGGGCTCGCGGCGGAAGCGCCCGCTCAAGCACGAGCTGCTCAGCCTGGGGTCCGCCCCGCCTGCATTGGGCGCGGATAGAGACGGGGAGGAGCTGCTGGGGCGACGGCAGCCGAGGCGCAGAGGGGGAGTGCAGAAGGAGAGCACTTCGGCGCCCCGGAGGCGACGGCGCCGCAGCAGCCAGCTGGAGGCCGCCTCTCCATCTGAGAAGAGATGGGTAGA GTTGGAAATTCAGGGTGCCGATCCGCAGGCGTTTGTCGGTTTAGTGTGCAAG GTTTTCTGGCCCCTAGATGATGATTGGTACAAGGGTTCCATCACGGCCTACACGGAACTAACCAAGAAGCATTCT GTGAAGTATGATGATGGTGAAGCAGAAGACCTTACCCTAGCTAATGAAAGGATACAGTTTTCCATTTCATCCGAGGAAATGAAGAGCCTGAACCTGAAATTTGGAACATCTAACCTGGATAAGAAGGGATACGATGAGCTGCTTGCACTTGCTGTCAGCTTTCATGACTACCAAGGTCTTGATCCAGATGATCTAGTGTGGGCTAAAATAACAG GTCATGCAATGTGGCCAGCTGTTATAGTGGACGAGTCAAATGTTCATGCTAGCCGGGCCCTCAAGCCAATTCGGTTAGATCAATCAATACTTGTTCAATTCTTTGGCACCCATGATTTTGCAAG GATTAAGTTGAAGCAGGCGGTGCCCTTTCTGAATGGCCTTCTTTCTTCCTTGCATCTCAAATGCAAGCAAGCACGCTTCTCCCGAGGCTTAGAAGAAGCCAAGGA GTTTCTCCTCACCCAACAGCTTCCAGAAAATATGTTGCAACTTCGGAAATCCATTGAAAATGATGGTTCTGATGTTAATGGCCAAGATGACGCGATAGGCTCTTGTGATAATTTATCAGAAGAAAGAGCAGAAGAAAATGGAGAGGATGCTGAAATGACTCAAATAGAACTAGGGAATCTTCGTGTGAGCAACCTAG GCAGGATAGTATCTGATTCAGACCATTTCCATAACAAAATGCACATATGGCCTGAAGGGTATACTGCTTTCAGGAAGTTCGCATCAGTAAAAG ATCCACACCTAGTAACATCTTACAAAATGGAAGTACTGAGGAATTCAGATATAAAAGCACGACCGTTGTTTAGGGTGATCTCTGAAGATGGATTGCAG ATTGATGGCTCTACGCCTAATGCATGCTGGAAGGAGATATACTGCAGGATAAAACAAAAACAGTGCAATGTTGCCTCGGAACTGGAAGGAAATGTTTGTCAGAGATCTGGTTCAGACATGTTTGGCTTTTCAAACCCACAAATTAGGCAGCTTATTCAG GAGTTGCCAAATGCAAGGTCGTGTTTGAAGTATTTTGAAAATGGTGGGGATACCCTCCGTGGTTACAGAGCTGTTCATGTTAATTGGAAAGATCTAGACTTTTGCAGTGTATGTGATATGGATGAG GAGTATGAAGACAATTTGTTCTTGCAATGTGACAAGTGCCGTATGATG GTTCATGCTCGGTGCTATGGCGAACTAGAACCATTGAATGGAGTACTTTGGTTGTGCAACCTGTGCCGACCTGGGGCACCTCGCGTGTccccacgatgctgcctatgtcCTGTCACAG GGGGTGCAATGAAACCTACAACAGATGGCCGTTGGGCTCATCTAGCATGTGCAATATGGATTCCTG AAACTTGCTTAAAAGATGTAAAGAGAATGGAACCCATTGATGGATTGAGCAAAATCAACAAG GACCGCTGGAAACTTCTATGCAGCATCTGTACAGTTGCTTATGGAGCTTGCATACAG TGCTCACATCCTACTTGTCGAGTTGCATATCACCCGCTCTGTGCACGTGCTGCTGATCTATGTGTTGAGGTAAATTACTTCTAT GAGGATGAGGACCCATGTATTCGTCTACTCTCGTATTGCAAGAAGCACAGACAACCATCTACTGAACGTCCATCTCTTGAAAGTAATCTTGGTAACCCTGCTCAGTTAGTTCAGACAGACGCGGCTTCATCATCTGGTTGTGCAAGGACTG AGCCCTATAATTTTCACCGGAGAAGAGGCCAACAACAACCTCAAGTTACAGCTACTGCTTCTGTAAAGCGTTTGTATGTGGAGAACATGCCTTATATTGTTAGTGGCTACTGCCAAAATAAAGTAGGCTGTGATACTAGCTGTGAACCAATTCAATCAGTCGCCTTGTTGGATGCTGCATCACAAGAAGCTTCTGTCAATGTGTCTTCTATGGCTGAAAAATATAAAAGCATGAAGGCCACATTCAGGAAGAGACTAGCTTTTG GAAAATCAAGAATTCATGGGTTTGGTGTTTTTGCAAAGGTTGCACACAAGGCAGGAGACATG ATGATCGAATACATAGGGGAGCTTGTTAGGCCACCGATATCAGACCTTAGAGAGCGGCGTATATACAATTCTTTGGTG GGTGCTGGGACATACATGTTCAGGATAGATGATGAGCGTGTTATTGACGCTACACGAGCAGGAAGCATAGCCCATTTGATCAATCACTCATGCGAG CCTAATTGTTATTCGCGTGTGATAAGTGTTCTTGGGGATGAGCATATCATCATTTTTGCAAAGCGGGACATAGACCCATGGGAAGAGTTGACCTATGATTATAG GTTTGTTTCGAATGAACAACGGCTTCCTTGTTATTGTGGATTTCCAAAATGCCGGGGAGTTGTTAATGATGTTGAAGCAGAGGTCCAATCAACCAAAATAAGAGTCACCAGGAGTGAATTATTTCAGCAGAAAGACTAA
- the LOC109742266 gene encoding histone-lysine N-methyltransferase TRX1 isoform X4, with the protein MLAPALSPPKRFGDASPTPNGNLPPSLNPPAIPKSPKALGRAALEERHPKPYPPAMVIAVEGSFVHQDEGEDGDHPMRYLPLGRVYSSTAPCPPPKKPRSSASAAAGGKPPVIVYYRRRRKKPRLEEPRPSSPATAPRQPEEEEEEEEEEEALGRGSRRKRPLKHELLSLGSAPPALGADRDGEELLGRRQPRRRGGVQKESTSAPRRRRRRSSQLEAASPSEKRWVELEIQGADPQAFVGLVCKVFWPLDDDWYKGSITAYTELTKKHSVKYDDGEAEDLTLANERIQFSISSEEMKSLNLKFGTSNLDKKGYDELLALAVSFHDYQGLDPDDLVWAKITGHAMWPAVIVDESNVHASRALKPIRLDQSILVQFFGTHDFARIKLKQAVPFLNGLLSSLHLKCKQARFSRGLEEAKEFLLTQQLPENMLQLRKSIENDGSDVNGQDDAIGSCDNLSEERAEENGEDAEMTQIELGNLRVSNLGRIVSDSDHFHNKMHIWPEGYTAFRKFASVKDPHLVTSYKMEVLRNSDIKARPLFRVISEDGLQIDGSTPNACWKEIYCRIKQKQCNVASELEGNVCQRSGSDMFGFSNPQIRQLIQELPNARSCLKYFENGGDTLRGYRAVHVNWKDLDFCSVCDMDEEYEDNLFLQCDKCRMMVHARCYGELEPLNGVLWLCNLCRPGAPRVSPRCCLCPVTGGAMKPTTDGRWAHLACAIWIPETCLKDVKRMEPIDGLSKINKDRWKLLCSICTVAYGACIQCSHPTCRVAYHPLCARAADLCVEEDEDPCIRLLSYCKKHRQPSTERPSLESNLGNPAQLVQTDAASSSGCARTEPYNFHRRRGQQQPQVTATASVKRLYVENMPYIVSGYCQNKVGCDTSCEPIQSVALLDAASQEASVNVSSMAEKYKSMKATFRKRLAFGKSRIHGFGVFAKVAHKAGDMMIEYIGELVRPPISDLRERRIYNSLVGAGTYMFRIDDERVIDATRAGSIAHLINHSCEPNCYSRVISVLGDEHIIIFAKRDIDPWEELTYDYRFVSNEQRLPCYCGFPKCRGVVNDVEAEVQSTKIRVTRSELFQQKD; encoded by the exons aTGCTAGCTCCCGCGCTGAGCCCCCCCAAAAGATTTGGCGACGCGTCGCCCACCCCAAACGGGAACCTCCCCCCCTCACTGAACCCCCCTGCAATCCCCAAATCCCCGAAAGCCCTAGGGCGTGCAGCGCTGGAGGAGCGGCACCCGAaaccctacccgccggccatggtGATCGCCGTGGAGGGGAGCTTCGTGCACCAGGACGAGGGGGAGGACGGGGACCACCCCATGCGCTACCTCCCCCTCGGCCGCGTCTACTCCTCCACCGCCCCCTGCCCGCCCCCCAAGAAGCCCCgcagctccgcctccgccgccgcgggcGGCAAGCCGCCCGTGATCGTCTACTACCGCCGTCGCCGCAAGAAGCCGCGGCTCGAGGAGCCACGGCCGTCCTCGCCCGCCACTGCGCCGCggcagccggaggaggaggaggaggaggaggaggaggaggaggcgctggGCAGGGGCTCGCGGCGGAAGCGCCCGCTCAAGCACGAGCTGCTCAGCCTGGGGTCCGCCCCGCCTGCATTGGGCGCGGATAGAGACGGGGAGGAGCTGCTGGGGCGACGGCAGCCGAGGCGCAGAGGGGGAGTGCAGAAGGAGAGCACTTCGGCGCCCCGGAGGCGACGGCGCCGCAGCAGCCAGCTGGAGGCCGCCTCTCCATCTGAGAAGAGATGGGTAGA GTTGGAAATTCAGGGTGCCGATCCGCAGGCGTTTGTCGGTTTAGTGTGCAAG GTTTTCTGGCCCCTAGATGATGATTGGTACAAGGGTTCCATCACGGCCTACACGGAACTAACCAAGAAGCATTCT GTGAAGTATGATGATGGTGAAGCAGAAGACCTTACCCTAGCTAATGAAAGGATACAGTTTTCCATTTCATCCGAGGAAATGAAGAGCCTGAACCTGAAATTTGGAACATCTAACCTGGATAAGAAGGGATACGATGAGCTGCTTGCACTTGCTGTCAGCTTTCATGACTACCAAGGTCTTGATCCAGATGATCTAGTGTGGGCTAAAATAACAG GTCATGCAATGTGGCCAGCTGTTATAGTGGACGAGTCAAATGTTCATGCTAGCCGGGCCCTCAAGCCAATTCGGTTAGATCAATCAATACTTGTTCAATTCTTTGGCACCCATGATTTTGCAAG GATTAAGTTGAAGCAGGCGGTGCCCTTTCTGAATGGCCTTCTTTCTTCCTTGCATCTCAAATGCAAGCAAGCACGCTTCTCCCGAGGCTTAGAAGAAGCCAAGGA GTTTCTCCTCACCCAACAGCTTCCAGAAAATATGTTGCAACTTCGGAAATCCATTGAAAATGATGGTTCTGATGTTAATGGCCAAGATGACGCGATAGGCTCTTGTGATAATTTATCAGAAGAAAGAGCAGAAGAAAATGGAGAGGATGCTGAAATGACTCAAATAGAACTAGGGAATCTTCGTGTGAGCAACCTAG GCAGGATAGTATCTGATTCAGACCATTTCCATAACAAAATGCACATATGGCCTGAAGGGTATACTGCTTTCAGGAAGTTCGCATCAGTAAAAG ATCCACACCTAGTAACATCTTACAAAATGGAAGTACTGAGGAATTCAGATATAAAAGCACGACCGTTGTTTAGGGTGATCTCTGAAGATGGATTGCAG ATTGATGGCTCTACGCCTAATGCATGCTGGAAGGAGATATACTGCAGGATAAAACAAAAACAGTGCAATGTTGCCTCGGAACTGGAAGGAAATGTTTGTCAGAGATCTGGTTCAGACATGTTTGGCTTTTCAAACCCACAAATTAGGCAGCTTATTCAG GAGTTGCCAAATGCAAGGTCGTGTTTGAAGTATTTTGAAAATGGTGGGGATACCCTCCGTGGTTACAGAGCTGTTCATGTTAATTGGAAAGATCTAGACTTTTGCAGTGTATGTGATATGGATGAG GAGTATGAAGACAATTTGTTCTTGCAATGTGACAAGTGCCGTATGATG GTTCATGCTCGGTGCTATGGCGAACTAGAACCATTGAATGGAGTACTTTGGTTGTGCAACCTGTGCCGACCTGGGGCACCTCGCGTGTccccacgatgctgcctatgtcCTGTCACAG GGGGTGCAATGAAACCTACAACAGATGGCCGTTGGGCTCATCTAGCATGTGCAATATGGATTCCTG AAACTTGCTTAAAAGATGTAAAGAGAATGGAACCCATTGATGGATTGAGCAAAATCAACAAG GACCGCTGGAAACTTCTATGCAGCATCTGTACAGTTGCTTATGGAGCTTGCATACAG TGCTCACATCCTACTTGTCGAGTTGCATATCACCCGCTCTGTGCACGTGCTGCTGATCTATGTGTTGAG GAGGATGAGGACCCATGTATTCGTCTACTCTCGTATTGCAAGAAGCACAGACAACCATCTACTGAACGTCCATCTCTTGAAAGTAATCTTGGTAACCCTGCTCAGTTAGTTCAGACAGACGCGGCTTCATCATCTGGTTGTGCAAGGACTG AGCCCTATAATTTTCACCGGAGAAGAGGCCAACAACAACCTCAAGTTACAGCTACTGCTTCTGTAAAGCGTTTGTATGTGGAGAACATGCCTTATATTGTTAGTGGCTACTGCCAAAATAAAGTAGGCTGTGATACTAGCTGTGAACCAATTCAATCAGTCGCCTTGTTGGATGCTGCATCACAAGAAGCTTCTGTCAATGTGTCTTCTATGGCTGAAAAATATAAAAGCATGAAGGCCACATTCAGGAAGAGACTAGCTTTTG GAAAATCAAGAATTCATGGGTTTGGTGTTTTTGCAAAGGTTGCACACAAGGCAGGAGACATG ATGATCGAATACATAGGGGAGCTTGTTAGGCCACCGATATCAGACCTTAGAGAGCGGCGTATATACAATTCTTTGGTG GGTGCTGGGACATACATGTTCAGGATAGATGATGAGCGTGTTATTGACGCTACACGAGCAGGAAGCATAGCCCATTTGATCAATCACTCATGCGAG CCTAATTGTTATTCGCGTGTGATAAGTGTTCTTGGGGATGAGCATATCATCATTTTTGCAAAGCGGGACATAGACCCATGGGAAGAGTTGACCTATGATTATAG GTTTGTTTCGAATGAACAACGGCTTCCTTGTTATTGTGGATTTCCAAAATGCCGGGGAGTTGTTAATGATGTTGAAGCAGAGGTCCAATCAACCAAAATAAGAGTCACCAGGAGTGAATTATTTCAGCAGAAAGACTAA
- the LOC109742266 gene encoding histone-lysine N-methyltransferase TRX1 isoform X5: protein MLAPALSPPKRFGDASPTPNGNLPPSLNPPAIPKSPKALGRAALEERHPKPYPPAMVIAVEGSFVHQDEGEDGDHPMRYLPLGRVYSSTAPCPPPKKPRSSASAAAGGKPPVIVYYRRRRKKPRLEEPRPSSPATAPRQPEEEEEEEEEEEALGRGSRRKRPLKHELLSLGSAPPALGADRDGEELLGRRQPRRRGGVQKESTSAPRRRRRRSSQLEAASPSEKRWVELEIQGADPQAFVGLVCKVFWPLDDDWYKGSITAYTELTKKHSVKYDDGEAEDLTLANERIQFSISSEEMKSLNLKFGTSNLDKKGYDELLALAVSFHDYQGLDPDDLVWAKITGHAMWPAVIVDESNVHASRALKPIRLDQSILVQFFGTHDFARIKLKQAVPFLNGLLSSLHLKCKQARFSRGLEEAKEFLLTQQLPENMLQLRKSIENDGSDVNGQDDAIGSCDNLSEERAEENGEDAEMTQIELGNLRVSNLGRIVSDSDHFHNKMHIWPEGYTAFRKFASVKDPHLVTSYKMEVLRNSDIKARPLFRVISEDGLQIDGSTPNACWKEIYCRIKQKQCNVASELEGNVCQRSGSDMFGFSNPQIRQLIQELPNARSCLKYFENGGDTLRGYRAVHVNWKDLDFCSVCDMDEEYEDNLFLQCDKCRMMVHARCYGELEPLNGVLWLCNLCRPGAPRVSPRCCLCPVTGGAMKPTTDGRWAHLACAIWIPETCLKDVKRMEPIDGLSKINKDRWKLLCSICTVAYGACIQCSHPTCRVAYHPLCARAADLCVEDEDPCIRLLSYCKKHRQPSTERPSLESNLGNPAQLVQTDAASSSGCARTEPYNFHRRRGQQQPQVTATASVKRLYVENMPYIVSGYCQNKVGCDTSCEPIQSVALLDAASQEASVNVSSMAEKYKSMKATFRKRLAFGKSRIHGFGVFAKVAHKAGDMMIEYIGELVRPPISDLRERRIYNSLVGAGTYMFRIDDERVIDATRAGSIAHLINHSCEPNCYSRVISVLGDEHIIIFAKRDIDPWEELTYDYRFVSNEQRLPCYCGFPKCRGVVNDVEAEVQSTKIRVTRSELFQQKD, encoded by the exons aTGCTAGCTCCCGCGCTGAGCCCCCCCAAAAGATTTGGCGACGCGTCGCCCACCCCAAACGGGAACCTCCCCCCCTCACTGAACCCCCCTGCAATCCCCAAATCCCCGAAAGCCCTAGGGCGTGCAGCGCTGGAGGAGCGGCACCCGAaaccctacccgccggccatggtGATCGCCGTGGAGGGGAGCTTCGTGCACCAGGACGAGGGGGAGGACGGGGACCACCCCATGCGCTACCTCCCCCTCGGCCGCGTCTACTCCTCCACCGCCCCCTGCCCGCCCCCCAAGAAGCCCCgcagctccgcctccgccgccgcgggcGGCAAGCCGCCCGTGATCGTCTACTACCGCCGTCGCCGCAAGAAGCCGCGGCTCGAGGAGCCACGGCCGTCCTCGCCCGCCACTGCGCCGCggcagccggaggaggaggaggaggaggaggaggaggaggaggcgctggGCAGGGGCTCGCGGCGGAAGCGCCCGCTCAAGCACGAGCTGCTCAGCCTGGGGTCCGCCCCGCCTGCATTGGGCGCGGATAGAGACGGGGAGGAGCTGCTGGGGCGACGGCAGCCGAGGCGCAGAGGGGGAGTGCAGAAGGAGAGCACTTCGGCGCCCCGGAGGCGACGGCGCCGCAGCAGCCAGCTGGAGGCCGCCTCTCCATCTGAGAAGAGATGGGTAGA GTTGGAAATTCAGGGTGCCGATCCGCAGGCGTTTGTCGGTTTAGTGTGCAAG GTTTTCTGGCCCCTAGATGATGATTGGTACAAGGGTTCCATCACGGCCTACACGGAACTAACCAAGAAGCATTCT GTGAAGTATGATGATGGTGAAGCAGAAGACCTTACCCTAGCTAATGAAAGGATACAGTTTTCCATTTCATCCGAGGAAATGAAGAGCCTGAACCTGAAATTTGGAACATCTAACCTGGATAAGAAGGGATACGATGAGCTGCTTGCACTTGCTGTCAGCTTTCATGACTACCAAGGTCTTGATCCAGATGATCTAGTGTGGGCTAAAATAACAG GTCATGCAATGTGGCCAGCTGTTATAGTGGACGAGTCAAATGTTCATGCTAGCCGGGCCCTCAAGCCAATTCGGTTAGATCAATCAATACTTGTTCAATTCTTTGGCACCCATGATTTTGCAAG GATTAAGTTGAAGCAGGCGGTGCCCTTTCTGAATGGCCTTCTTTCTTCCTTGCATCTCAAATGCAAGCAAGCACGCTTCTCCCGAGGCTTAGAAGAAGCCAAGGA GTTTCTCCTCACCCAACAGCTTCCAGAAAATATGTTGCAACTTCGGAAATCCATTGAAAATGATGGTTCTGATGTTAATGGCCAAGATGACGCGATAGGCTCTTGTGATAATTTATCAGAAGAAAGAGCAGAAGAAAATGGAGAGGATGCTGAAATGACTCAAATAGAACTAGGGAATCTTCGTGTGAGCAACCTAG GCAGGATAGTATCTGATTCAGACCATTTCCATAACAAAATGCACATATGGCCTGAAGGGTATACTGCTTTCAGGAAGTTCGCATCAGTAAAAG ATCCACACCTAGTAACATCTTACAAAATGGAAGTACTGAGGAATTCAGATATAAAAGCACGACCGTTGTTTAGGGTGATCTCTGAAGATGGATTGCAG ATTGATGGCTCTACGCCTAATGCATGCTGGAAGGAGATATACTGCAGGATAAAACAAAAACAGTGCAATGTTGCCTCGGAACTGGAAGGAAATGTTTGTCAGAGATCTGGTTCAGACATGTTTGGCTTTTCAAACCCACAAATTAGGCAGCTTATTCAG GAGTTGCCAAATGCAAGGTCGTGTTTGAAGTATTTTGAAAATGGTGGGGATACCCTCCGTGGTTACAGAGCTGTTCATGTTAATTGGAAAGATCTAGACTTTTGCAGTGTATGTGATATGGATGAG GAGTATGAAGACAATTTGTTCTTGCAATGTGACAAGTGCCGTATGATG GTTCATGCTCGGTGCTATGGCGAACTAGAACCATTGAATGGAGTACTTTGGTTGTGCAACCTGTGCCGACCTGGGGCACCTCGCGTGTccccacgatgctgcctatgtcCTGTCACAG GGGGTGCAATGAAACCTACAACAGATGGCCGTTGGGCTCATCTAGCATGTGCAATATGGATTCCTG AAACTTGCTTAAAAGATGTAAAGAGAATGGAACCCATTGATGGATTGAGCAAAATCAACAAG GACCGCTGGAAACTTCTATGCAGCATCTGTACAGTTGCTTATGGAGCTTGCATACAG TGCTCACATCCTACTTGTCGAGTTGCATATCACCCGCTCTGTGCACGTGCTGCTGATCTATGTGTTGAG GATGAGGACCCATGTATTCGTCTACTCTCGTATTGCAAGAAGCACAGACAACCATCTACTGAACGTCCATCTCTTGAAAGTAATCTTGGTAACCCTGCTCAGTTAGTTCAGACAGACGCGGCTTCATCATCTGGTTGTGCAAGGACTG AGCCCTATAATTTTCACCGGAGAAGAGGCCAACAACAACCTCAAGTTACAGCTACTGCTTCTGTAAAGCGTTTGTATGTGGAGAACATGCCTTATATTGTTAGTGGCTACTGCCAAAATAAAGTAGGCTGTGATACTAGCTGTGAACCAATTCAATCAGTCGCCTTGTTGGATGCTGCATCACAAGAAGCTTCTGTCAATGTGTCTTCTATGGCTGAAAAATATAAAAGCATGAAGGCCACATTCAGGAAGAGACTAGCTTTTG GAAAATCAAGAATTCATGGGTTTGGTGTTTTTGCAAAGGTTGCACACAAGGCAGGAGACATG ATGATCGAATACATAGGGGAGCTTGTTAGGCCACCGATATCAGACCTTAGAGAGCGGCGTATATACAATTCTTTGGTG GGTGCTGGGACATACATGTTCAGGATAGATGATGAGCGTGTTATTGACGCTACACGAGCAGGAAGCATAGCCCATTTGATCAATCACTCATGCGAG CCTAATTGTTATTCGCGTGTGATAAGTGTTCTTGGGGATGAGCATATCATCATTTTTGCAAAGCGGGACATAGACCCATGGGAAGAGTTGACCTATGATTATAG GTTTGTTTCGAATGAACAACGGCTTCCTTGTTATTGTGGATTTCCAAAATGCCGGGGAGTTGTTAATGATGTTGAAGCAGAGGTCCAATCAACCAAAATAAGAGTCACCAGGAGTGAATTATTTCAGCAGAAAGACTAA